The following coding sequences lie in one Xyrauchen texanus isolate HMW12.3.18 chromosome 25, RBS_HiC_50CHRs, whole genome shotgun sequence genomic window:
- the LOC127619163 gene encoding inactive serine protease 35-like, translated as MTSSLSLLFGLTTLAVVSSLVYSSASSSKNEEDCHLSQMAVPMILDQTTVRLQSPEFIADDVNEPRVTCGIKCQKNLPERSPAELNRLLSYETIYENGTRTFTKIKLEGLNELRNVSSVFCNPGHLKRRKRQVYGMDGRFVITDKHFTTNYPFSASVKLSTGCSGILVSPRHVLTAAHCVHDGQGYLKGTRKLRVGILKLHSKRSGGRQRGGRRRGEKRKESEVGNEEDAATERGQVKREWEHKRKRKNHFRRSSDSYQSRLTGTDSRQPMFRWTRTKVIQVPTGWMMRVGNEVSIDFDYALLELKRPHKMKYMELGVPVVRDIPAGRIHFSGFDNDQSGVVYRFCSVLEESNDLMYQYCDAQKGSSGAGVYVRLREPDRSIGGKEKWKRKVIGVFSGHQWLDVDGIQKDYNVAIRITPAKYAQICHWIHGNASQCRLA; from the coding sequence atgacaagtTCTCTGTCTCTCCTGTTCGGTCTGACAACATTGGCTGTGGTTTCATCGCTGGTCTACAGTAGTGCTTCTAGCTCTAAGAATGAAGAAGACTGTCACTTGTCGCAGATGGCGGTCCCAATGATTCTAGACCAAACCACTGTGAGGCTTCAAAGCCCAGAATTCATTGCTGATGATGTCAATGAGCCACGAGTAACGTGTGGGATCAAGTGCCAAAAGAACCTGCCAGAGCGGAGTCCTGCTGAGCTGAATCGACTATTGTCTTATGAAACAATCTACGAGAACGGAACGCGCACCTTCACCAAAATCAAACTGGAAGGGCTCAACGAATTAAGGAATGTATCTTCAGTTTTCTGCAATCCAGGTCACCTCAAACGCAGAAAACGTCAGGTCTATGGCATGGACGGACGCTTTGTGATCACAGATAAACACTTTACAACCAACTACCCGTTTTCAGCCTCTGTGAAGCTCTCTACTGGATGCTCTGGGATCCTGGTTTCTCCAAGACACGTACTGACTGCTGCACACTGTGTCCATGATGGCCAAGGCTACCTTAAAGGGACCAGGAAGCTCAGAGTTGGTATCCTGAAACTTCACTCCAAGCGTAGTGGAGGACGCCAACGAGGAGGCAGGAGGAGAGGAGAAAAGAGGAAAGAAAGTGAAGTGGGAAATGAAGAAGATGCAGCCACTGAAAGAGGGCAAGTTAAAAGAGAATGGGAACACAAGCGGAAAAGGAAGAACCATTTCAGGCGTAGTTCTGATTCATATCAGTCCAGATTAACAGGTACAGATTCCAGACAGCCAATGTTCCGGTGGACACGCACCAAAGTAATACAAGTGCCTACTGGCTGGATGATGAGAGTAGGCAATGAGGTCTCGATTGATTTTGATTACGCCCTACTAGAGCTCAAACGACCCCATAAGATGAAGTACATGGAATTAGGAGTTCCTGTTGTCAGGGACATCCCTGCAGGTAGAATCCACTTCTCAGGTTTTGATAATGATCAGTCAGGTGTGGTCTACCGATTCTGTTCAGTTCTCGAAGAATCAAATGACCTCATGTACCAGTACTGTGATGCACAAAAGGGGTCCAGTGGAGCTGGTGTGTACGTAAGGCTAAGAGAGCCAGACAGGAGTATTGGAGGAAAAGAGAAATGGAAGAGGAAGGTAATTGGTGTGTTCTCTGGACACCAATGGTTGGATGTTGATGGAATACAGAAGGACTATAATGTGGCTATCAGAATAACACCTGCAAAATATGCCCAGATATGCCACTGGATCCATGGAAATGCCAGCCAGTGTAGATTGGCCTGA